One genomic window of Prosthecobacter algae includes the following:
- a CDS encoding type II secretion system protein, protein MNIGSHLPTTSLRRAGFSLVEMLIVITILGIMSTMVIIAFGGVRQGAENEKDKRNAQNIASLAAVASAADADFAVPGNKTASVENLRDGCSPSTGIFKGHVYQLPSMTRHDIQGAIRYLHLKGNELVYHQVEE, encoded by the coding sequence GTGAATATCGGGTCTCATCTTCCAACGACATCCTTGCGCCGGGCTGGATTCAGCTTGGTGGAGATGTTGATAGTCATTACCATCCTGGGCATCATGAGCACCATGGTGATCATCGCCTTTGGCGGGGTGCGTCAGGGGGCTGAGAATGAAAAGGACAAGCGCAATGCCCAAAACATCGCCAGCCTTGCCGCCGTGGCCAGTGCAGCGGATGCGGACTTTGCCGTGCCTGGGAATAAGACCGCCTCGGTAGAAAATCTGCGCGATGGCTGCAGCCCCTCCACGGGGATCTTTAAAGGGCATGTGTACCAGCTTCCCTCGATGACCCGCCATGACATCCAAGGAGCCATCCGCTATCTGCATTTGAAGGGAAACGAATTGGTTTACCACCAAGTGGAGGAATAA
- the alaS gene encoding alanine--tRNA ligase has protein sequence MSAVPTAAQIRQTFLDFFKSKDHTIVPSDNVGYTSRDGARIFTNAGMNQFVPIFLGERSADVDTWPGVLSKGLPTRAADTQKCIRAGGKHNDLEDVGLDTYHHTFFEMLGNWSFGDYFKKEAISWSWELIVERFKFPPSRVFATIYQPNKEKGDPADRDQESWDLWAEKFRAVGLDPEIHIVNGNKKDNFWMMADTGPCGPCTEIHIDLTPGPIELSEERQREGAKLVNGSDASCIEIWNNVFIQYNANPDGTFTPLPAQHVDTGMGFERLTSIIQGTKNFTDFETAKISNYDTDVFKPIFDELTRLSGKHYQSTLPLPNEQGHVIPVTEQEKVDVAFRVIADHLRTLSFSIADGIQPGNSDRNYTLRRILRRAVKYGRTLEFKEPFFYKLVDVLALHMGEVFPELRARKDQIKAVLKVEEESFNRTLDKGVIEFDFYAYEVEQRNPRIGIIEESFRKLKPQVLRTAVFEDAEVDAMRSIADQLHKAALDLKLNCERVGIREDDSLAECAMRFANGIQPGNFQHRDSASPEEMSRKQDKVTELERLIMASKSLPAQVSGAFAFFLYDTCGFPLDLTELLARERGLTVDTEGFEKLMTEQRERARSAMKKNVVSVSEIETKEPTKFIGYDELETEAKVLEVVAMKDKTAIILDSSVCYAEMGGQIGDSGQIILGANTYPISSTTKVGNTWLHFIEGEEAPAEGALVRLAVDGPRRHAIERHHTATHLLHWALHEVVNQEATQKGSNVTAEKLTFDFNNAALTAGQLADIEKLVNERIVANDSVSWNEIPYAEAKNNTGIMQLFGEKYPENVRVVQIGGKPLALDGYSMELCGGTHTRHTGEIGLFRLIGEGAVAAGVRRIEAIAGLEAYHAARADADLLKLLAGKVSAQGVSDLEKKIDNLLAQQKELEKALKAAQQREASGKAKELLATAENNVLIANLGDVDGDYAMAVNDALKGVFNGVIVLASIGGGNVTLMATVSKEHQAKVQAGKIIQTIAPIVGGKGGGKPDFARGGGKDVSKVDAALAEARKLVG, from the coding sequence ATGTCCGCCGTCCCTACCGCCGCCCAGATTCGCCAGACGTTCCTCGACTTTTTCAAGTCCAAGGACCACACCATCGTCCCCAGTGACAACGTGGGCTACACCAGCCGCGACGGCGCACGCATCTTCACCAATGCGGGCATGAACCAGTTCGTTCCCATCTTCCTCGGCGAGCGCAGTGCCGATGTGGATACCTGGCCGGGCGTGCTTTCCAAAGGCCTGCCTACCCGCGCTGCCGACACGCAGAAGTGCATCCGCGCCGGCGGCAAGCACAACGACCTCGAAGACGTGGGCCTGGACACCTACCACCACACCTTCTTTGAAATGCTGGGAAACTGGTCCTTTGGCGACTACTTCAAAAAGGAGGCCATCTCCTGGAGCTGGGAGCTCATCGTCGAGCGTTTCAAATTCCCGCCGAGCCGTGTCTTCGCCACCATCTACCAGCCTAACAAAGAGAAGGGTGATCCGGCGGATCGCGACCAGGAAAGCTGGGACCTGTGGGCCGAAAAATTCCGCGCGGTGGGTCTTGATCCCGAGATCCACATCGTCAACGGCAACAAGAAGGACAACTTCTGGATGATGGCCGATACCGGCCCCTGCGGCCCGTGCACCGAGATCCACATTGACCTCACCCCCGGCCCGATTGAGCTCAGCGAAGAACGTCAGCGCGAAGGTGCCAAACTGGTCAACGGCAGCGACGCGAGCTGCATCGAAATTTGGAACAACGTCTTCATCCAGTACAACGCCAACCCCGACGGCACCTTCACCCCGCTGCCTGCGCAGCACGTGGATACCGGCATGGGCTTTGAGCGCCTGACCTCCATCATCCAGGGCACGAAGAACTTCACGGACTTCGAGACCGCGAAGATCAGCAACTACGACACGGATGTCTTCAAGCCGATCTTTGATGAGCTGACCCGCCTGAGCGGCAAGCACTACCAGAGCACCCTGCCCCTGCCCAATGAACAGGGCCACGTCATCCCCGTGACGGAACAGGAGAAAGTGGACGTGGCCTTCCGCGTCATCGCCGACCACCTGCGCACGCTCAGCTTCTCCATTGCCGACGGCATCCAGCCCGGCAACAGCGACCGCAACTACACCCTCCGCCGCATTCTGCGCCGCGCCGTGAAGTATGGACGCACGCTGGAATTCAAGGAGCCCTTCTTCTACAAACTCGTGGACGTCCTGGCCCTGCACATGGGCGAAGTGTTCCCAGAACTGCGCGCCCGCAAAGACCAGATCAAGGCGGTGCTGAAGGTGGAAGAAGAGAGTTTCAACCGGACCTTAGATAAGGGCGTGATCGAATTCGATTTTTACGCCTATGAAGTAGAGCAAAGAAATCCTCGAATTGGAATTATTGAGGAAAGTTTCCGTAAACTTAAACCTCAAGTCCTCAGGACTGCTGTCTTTGAAGATGCCGAAGTTGATGCGATGAGGTCTATTGCAGACCAGCTTCATAAGGCAGCTCTCGACTTGAAGCTTAATTGCGAGCGAGTCGGAATTCGCGAGGATGATTCTTTAGCTGAATGTGCGATGAGGTTTGCCAATGGCATTCAGCCAGGAAATTTTCAGCATCGTGACAGTGCATCCCCTGAAGAAATGAGCAGGAAACAAGACAAAGTCACTGAATTGGAGCGCCTGATCATGGCTTCCAAATCCTTGCCTGCTCAGGTTAGTGGTGCATTCGCTTTTTTCCTTTACGATACCTGCGGCTTCCCTCTCGATCTCACCGAACTCCTCGCTCGCGAGCGTGGCCTAACTGTTGATACTGAAGGCTTTGAAAAACTCATGACCGAACAGCGCGAGCGCGCCCGTTCCGCCATGAAAAAGAACGTCGTTTCTGTCAGCGAAATCGAAACCAAGGAACCCACCAAGTTCATCGGTTACGACGAACTGGAGACCGAAGCGAAGGTGCTGGAAGTCGTGGCGATGAAGGACAAGACGGCCATCATTCTGGATAGCAGTGTTTGTTATGCCGAGATGGGTGGCCAGATCGGTGACAGTGGCCAGATCATCCTGGGGGCCAATACTTACCCGATCAGCAGCACGACGAAGGTGGGCAATACCTGGCTACATTTCATTGAAGGTGAAGAAGCTCCTGCTGAAGGTGCTCTCGTCCGCCTGGCTGTAGATGGCCCGCGCCGTCACGCCATCGAGCGTCATCACACCGCAACGCATCTTCTTCACTGGGCGCTGCATGAAGTCGTGAACCAGGAGGCAACTCAAAAAGGCTCCAACGTCACGGCTGAGAAGCTGACCTTTGACTTTAACAACGCCGCCCTCACCGCCGGTCAGCTTGCTGACATCGAGAAGCTGGTGAATGAGCGCATCGTGGCGAATGACTCTGTTTCCTGGAACGAGATTCCGTATGCGGAAGCCAAGAACAACACGGGCATCATGCAGCTCTTTGGTGAGAAGTATCCGGAGAATGTCCGCGTGGTGCAGATCGGCGGCAAGCCGCTGGCCCTGGATGGTTACAGCATGGAACTCTGCGGCGGCACCCACACCCGTCACACGGGCGAGATCGGCCTCTTCCGCCTCATCGGCGAAGGTGCCGTGGCTGCTGGCGTGCGCCGCATCGAAGCCATCGCCGGACTGGAAGCCTACCACGCCGCCCGTGCCGATGCCGACCTGCTGAAACTACTGGCTGGCAAAGTCAGCGCCCAGGGCGTGAGCGATCTGGAGAAGAAGATTGACAACCTTTTGGCCCAACAAAAAGAGCTGGAAAAAGCCCTCAAGGCAGCCCAGCAGCGCGAAGCCTCCGGCAAGGCCAAGGAACTCCTCGCCACCGCTGAAAACAACGTCCTCATCGCCAACCTCGGCGATGTGGATGGCGACTACGCGATGGCCGTGAACGATGCCCTCAAAGGCGTCTTCAATGGCGTCATTGTTCTGGCCTCCATTGGCGGCGGCAACGTGACTCTCATGGCCACCGTTTCCAAGGAGCATCAGGCCAAGGTGCAGGCCGGCAAGATCATCCAGACCATTGCCCCGATTGTCGGCGGCAAAGGTGGTGGCAAACCTGACTTCGCCCGTGGCGGCGGCAAGGACGTCTCCAAAGTGGACGCCGCCCTCGCCGAAGCCCGCAAGCTGGTGGGGTAA
- a CDS encoding Hsp70 family protein, whose amino-acid sequence MPDLSPILGIDLGTTNSLVGVVDSGFPILLADEEGQRLTPSAVHFSSEGARIVGAPALRQRALDPQRTVTSVKRLIGRRAGEGGWQPPYDLRQLGVTPVEVSAEILRRLKAIAERALEQPVSRAVITVPAYFNDAQRNATKQAGELAGLTVERIVSEPTAAALAYGLDKLDERKKIAVYDLGGGTFDISVLEMREGVFQVLSTAGDTQLGGDDIDRLLVEHVLQGAKLSSPPDGARLSSLLVAAEVAKKRLSAEDSTLIELPFFDGANSLSLELTRVAFEKLIRPLIERTRAHCLRALSDAGVKPEELDEVILVGGSTRIPLVHRYVEEIFGRAPNTSQNPDEAVALGAVIQAGILSGSLKNVLLLDVTPLSLGIETFGGLMNIIIPRNSTIPCKAGEMFTNAVANQADMLIRVLQGERELAKDNWELGRVEVPFPPGPKGSARVGVQFSIDANGILQVLARDTATNTDTVLEIQNTAVNVDDERVEQMIAESVEYAFEDMNERVWTEARLKAEELLPAVAAALEQFGDAVTAEERAVIETAAAKVRTALEAPGHDAKALKAANQALDDATQELAVRLVEQAMEESLVRRGLI is encoded by the coding sequence ATGCCTGACCTCTCCCCCATCCTCGGCATTGACCTCGGCACCACGAATTCCCTCGTCGGTGTGGTGGACAGCGGTTTCCCCATTCTGCTAGCGGATGAGGAAGGCCAGCGGCTGACCCCTTCCGCCGTGCATTTCAGCAGCGAGGGCGCACGCATCGTCGGGGCCCCGGCCCTGCGCCAGCGTGCCCTGGACCCGCAGCGCACCGTCACCAGTGTGAAGCGCCTCATCGGCCGCCGGGCGGGGGAGGGGGGCTGGCAGCCGCCCTATGACTTGCGTCAATTGGGCGTGACGCCTGTGGAAGTCTCCGCCGAGATCCTGCGGCGGCTGAAGGCCATCGCCGAAAGGGCGCTGGAGCAGCCTGTGTCACGCGCCGTGATCACCGTGCCTGCCTATTTTAACGATGCTCAGCGCAATGCCACCAAGCAGGCCGGGGAGCTGGCTGGACTGACGGTGGAGCGCATCGTCAGCGAGCCCACGGCTGCGGCCTTGGCCTATGGCCTGGACAAATTGGACGAGCGAAAAAAGATCGCCGTGTATGACCTGGGTGGCGGCACCTTTGACATCAGCGTTTTGGAGATGCGCGAGGGTGTGTTCCAGGTGCTCAGCACCGCCGGGGACACCCAGCTCGGCGGAGATGACATCGACCGCCTGCTGGTGGAGCATGTGCTGCAAGGTGCCAAGCTTTCCAGCCCGCCTGATGGAGCCCGGCTATCATCCCTTTTGGTCGCGGCGGAAGTGGCCAAAAAACGACTGTCCGCAGAGGACAGCACCCTCATTGAACTGCCCTTTTTCGATGGAGCGAACAGCCTCAGTCTGGAGTTGACCCGCGTGGCTTTTGAAAAGCTCATCCGTCCCTTGATCGAGCGCACTCGTGCTCACTGCCTGCGGGCCTTGAGCGATGCCGGGGTGAAACCGGAAGAGCTGGATGAAGTCATCCTGGTGGGCGGCAGCACGCGCATCCCGCTGGTGCATCGTTACGTGGAGGAAATCTTTGGCCGCGCGCCGAACACTTCACAAAACCCCGATGAAGCCGTGGCCCTAGGCGCGGTCATTCAGGCGGGGATTTTGAGCGGTTCTTTGAAAAATGTGCTGCTGCTGGATGTGACACCCTTGTCGTTAGGTATCGAGACCTTCGGCGGCCTGATGAACATCATCATCCCGCGCAATAGCACCATTCCCTGCAAGGCCGGGGAGATGTTTACCAATGCCGTGGCGAATCAGGCCGACATGCTGATTCGCGTGCTGCAGGGCGAGCGCGAACTGGCCAAGGACAACTGGGAACTGGGCCGCGTGGAGGTGCCTTTTCCCCCAGGGCCGAAAGGCAGCGCGCGTGTGGGGGTGCAGTTCTCCATTGATGCCAACGGCATCCTGCAGGTGCTGGCCCGCGATACCGCCACGAATACGGACACTGTACTGGAGATCCAAAACACCGCCGTCAATGTGGACGATGAGCGCGTCGAGCAGATGATCGCCGAGAGCGTGGAATACGCCTTTGAGGACATGAACGAGCGTGTGTGGACGGAGGCCCGACTGAAGGCCGAAGAACTCCTCCCCGCCGTGGCCGCCGCTCTGGAACAGTTCGGCGATGCCGTCACGGCTGAGGAACGCGCCGTCATCGAAACCGCCGCTGCCAAAGTCCGTACTGCTCTGGAGGCTCCCGGGCACGATGCTAAAGCCCTTAAAGCTGCGAACCAAGCCCTCGATGATGCCACCCAGGAACTCGCCGTGCGCCTGGTTGAACAGGCGATGGAAGAGTCGTTGGTACGGCGCGGCTTGATTTAA
- the trpD gene encoding anthranilate phosphoribosyltransferase, whose product MQTLLTPLAEGKSLTEAQVREAAAFLVDAEESAETKANFLRTLAKKGETPAEIAAFVQEFLRLAVDPGLDRAKLPGPMLDVVGTGGDKLHLFNVSTTAMFILAAGGVCVTKHGNRGVTSKAGGADVLEALGIRIDLPVDRVARGMETNGLGFFFAPLYHPAFKAVGEARKILASEGQRSIFNLLGPLLNPARPDYQLLGVFDPTLTRSFGEILSTLGRKKAWVVHGTTQTGGGMDELSTLGHNHICEVHEGKVTDITLDPSTLGFSPGALEELVGGDAAENAAIIEGILSATLKGPKRDIAVLNAAAGFAITGITPDLAEGKTLAESLLDRGAAHAKMVTMRDWC is encoded by the coding sequence ATGCAGACCTTACTCACTCCCCTCGCCGAAGGCAAAAGCCTGACCGAAGCCCAAGTGCGCGAAGCCGCCGCCTTTCTGGTGGATGCGGAAGAGTCTGCGGAAACCAAGGCCAATTTCCTCCGCACCCTGGCCAAAAAGGGTGAAACCCCGGCTGAAATCGCCGCCTTCGTCCAGGAATTTCTCCGCCTGGCCGTGGACCCGGGCCTGGACCGCGCCAAACTGCCCGGCCCCATGCTGGATGTGGTGGGCACCGGTGGGGACAAGCTGCACCTCTTCAATGTTTCCACCACCGCCATGTTCATCCTGGCCGCGGGCGGCGTGTGCGTGACCAAACATGGCAACCGCGGCGTGACCAGCAAGGCGGGCGGGGCCGATGTGCTGGAGGCCCTGGGCATCCGCATTGACCTGCCGGTGGACCGCGTGGCGCGCGGCATGGAGACCAATGGCCTGGGCTTTTTCTTTGCCCCCCTATACCACCCCGCCTTCAAGGCCGTGGGCGAGGCCCGCAAGATCCTGGCCAGCGAAGGCCAGCGCTCCATCTTCAATCTCCTGGGCCCTTTGCTGAACCCCGCCCGGCCCGATTATCAGCTCCTGGGCGTGTTTGACCCCACCCTCACCCGCTCCTTTGGCGAGATTTTGAGCACCCTGGGGCGCAAAAAAGCGTGGGTCGTCCACGGCACCACTCAGACTGGCGGCGGCATGGACGAACTTTCCACCCTGGGCCATAACCACATCTGCGAGGTGCATGAGGGAAAGGTGACCGACATCACCCTCGATCCCAGCACCCTCGGATTTAGCCCCGGGGCGCTGGAAGAACTGGTGGGCGGTGATGCCGCAGAAAACGCCGCCATCATCGAAGGCATCCTCAGCGCCACCCTCAAAGGCCCCAAACGCGACATCGCCGTGCTGAACGCCGCCGCTGGCTTCGCCATCACCGGCATCACCCCCGACCTCGCCGAAGGCAAAACCCTCGCCGAATCCCTCCTCGACCGCGGCGCCGCCCACGCCAAAATGGTGACCATGCGGGATTGGTGCTGA
- a CDS encoding PLP-dependent transferase, which produces MSDLLRHPLWEADSLGSPLPDNDFGVSVSLPLWKHVVGYEEGDPDIVSKFRSGYPRFCCPPAIGALFVQAEKEIGQDGERAIVFPRLVHAQRCLEFIARDGFSGRAAEWRDQKLGVALFPAEAYVKARKFWRFCGEVVSTRQAAHVLGQTTSSTSAQAGAAASAAIRQRLADLAGQQPEDVFLFPSGMAANYAVHRMLTTLRPGCRTVQLDFPYVDVLKLQQTFGSGAHFLPLIEESEYEQLRILLAGESLAGLFCEAPSNPLLRCVDLPRLLAIRAETQPDVPIIVDDTISTVVHADACRVADVVTSSLTKSFSGAGDVLAGSVILNRASPHHAAFSAFLKAHADHELWFEDAVALEQNSRDFVQRAEAMSRNALALAEYLAQHPKVERVWHAKQQGGPGYEFVRREGAGYGCLFSFVLKDAANTSARFYDALRVCKGPSLGTDFTLVCPYTLLAHYEELDWAESCGVPRHLIRVSAGLEDIADLITRFDEALNA; this is translated from the coding sequence ATGTCTGACCTTTTGCGCCATCCTCTCTGGGAAGCTGATTCCCTGGGATCTCCCCTGCCCGACAACGACTTCGGTGTCAGCGTCTCGCTGCCGCTGTGGAAGCATGTGGTGGGGTATGAAGAGGGCGACCCGGACATTGTGTCGAAATTCCGCTCCGGCTACCCACGCTTTTGCTGCCCGCCGGCCATCGGCGCGCTGTTTGTGCAGGCGGAAAAGGAGATCGGGCAGGACGGGGAGCGTGCCATCGTTTTTCCGCGTTTGGTTCATGCTCAGAGGTGTCTAGAATTCATCGCTCGTGACGGTTTTTCCGGGCGTGCGGCGGAGTGGCGCGATCAAAAGCTGGGAGTGGCCCTGTTTCCTGCCGAGGCCTATGTGAAAGCGCGCAAGTTCTGGCGCTTTTGTGGCGAGGTGGTGAGCACCCGCCAGGCCGCGCATGTGCTGGGCCAGACGACCAGCAGCACCTCCGCCCAGGCCGGGGCTGCAGCCAGTGCGGCGATCCGCCAACGGTTGGCTGATCTGGCCGGGCAGCAGCCGGAAGACGTCTTTCTTTTCCCCTCGGGTATGGCGGCGAACTATGCGGTGCATCGCATGCTTACCACGCTGCGCCCAGGCTGCCGCACGGTGCAGCTCGACTTTCCCTATGTGGATGTGCTGAAGCTGCAGCAGACCTTTGGCAGCGGGGCTCATTTCCTGCCGCTGATTGAAGAGAGCGAGTATGAGCAACTGCGCATCCTCCTGGCGGGTGAATCTTTGGCCGGACTTTTCTGCGAAGCACCGAGCAACCCCCTGCTGCGCTGCGTGGACCTGCCGCGCCTGCTGGCCATCCGTGCCGAGACGCAGCCGGATGTGCCCATCATTGTGGATGACACCATTTCCACCGTCGTCCATGCCGATGCCTGCCGCGTGGCCGATGTGGTGACTAGCAGCCTAACCAAAAGCTTTTCCGGCGCGGGCGATGTCCTGGCTGGCAGTGTCATCCTGAACCGTGCCTCCCCGCATCATGCCGCCTTTTCCGCCTTCCTGAAGGCACATGCGGACCATGAACTGTGGTTCGAAGACGCCGTGGCGCTGGAGCAAAACTCACGCGATTTTGTCCAGCGTGCCGAAGCCATGAGCCGCAATGCCCTGGCCCTGGCCGAGTATCTGGCCCAGCACCCCAAGGTGGAGCGCGTGTGGCATGCGAAGCAGCAAGGTGGCCCCGGTTATGAATTTGTGCGCCGCGAAGGCGCTGGCTACGGCTGCCTGTTCTCCTTTGTGCTGAAAGATGCCGCCAACACCAGCGCCCGGTTTTACGATGCCCTGCGAGTCTGCAAAGGCCCCAGCCTGGGCACGGACTTCACCCTCGTCTGCCCCTACACCCTGCTGGCTCACTACGAGGAGCTGGACTGGGCCGAAAGCTGCGGCGTGCCCCGCCACCTCATCCGTGTCTCCGCCGGGCTGGAAGACATCGCCGATCTCATCACCCGTTTCGATGAAGCGCTGAACGCCTAA
- a CDS encoding Hsp20/alpha crystallin family protein, with product MNATCCNPASTATQTTPSVGVTESLQKPLYNVIGNTDAYEVRVELPGVAKSGVKIDLEDNVLSIRGERGSATPEGWKTLHRELSGLGYQLRLRLNTPVDEDKLTANLENGVLTLKLPLKEAAKPRRIEVQ from the coding sequence ATGAATGCTACCTGCTGCAACCCTGCCTCCACCGCCACTCAAACCACTCCTAGCGTGGGCGTGACCGAAAGCCTACAAAAACCCCTCTACAACGTCATCGGAAACACCGACGCCTACGAAGTCCGTGTCGAGCTGCCGGGGGTCGCCAAGAGCGGCGTCAAGATTGACTTGGAGGACAATGTGCTCTCCATCCGTGGCGAGCGCGGGTCGGCCACCCCCGAAGGCTGGAAAACGCTCCACCGCGAGCTCTCCGGCCTCGGTTACCAACTCCGCCTGCGCCTCAACACGCCCGTGGATGAAGACAAACTGACCGCCAACCTCGAAAACGGCGTGCTCACCCTGAAGCTCCCCCTCAAGGAAGCCGCCAAACCCCGCCGGATCGAAGTCCAATAA
- a CDS encoding Hsp20/alpha crystallin family protein, translating to MKLARYTPSFDLGRVADFDQWLRHPFAGFPAVGQLLGEFLPGAAGRLAADVYEDQDNYYARFELPGVKKEDVKVEVHDRLLTVSTQRQTKAEGQEEAYSLSRSISVPESVRPDAIAAKMEDGILTVTLPKQEERKPKLIQVN from the coding sequence ATGAAACTCGCACGTTACACTCCTTCCTTTGATCTCGGTCGAGTCGCCGACTTTGACCAATGGCTGCGTCATCCGTTTGCTGGTTTCCCCGCCGTGGGCCAGCTCCTCGGTGAATTTCTCCCTGGCGCTGCCGGTCGCCTCGCTGCCGATGTCTATGAGGACCAGGACAACTACTACGCCCGTTTTGAACTTCCCGGCGTGAAGAAGGAAGACGTGAAGGTCGAGGTCCACGACCGCCTCCTCACCGTTTCCACCCAACGCCAGACGAAGGCCGAAGGGCAGGAGGAAGCCTACAGCCTCAGCCGCTCCATCTCCGTTCCGGAAAGCGTCCGACCCGATGCTATCGCCGCGAAGATGGAAGATGGCATCCTCACCGTGACCCTGCCGAAGCAGGAAGAGCGGAAACCCAAGCTCATCCAAGTCAACTAA
- a CDS encoding TerC family protein, translating to MSWVSSPEAWIALATLTVMEIVLGIDNIVFISILVDKLPMAERARARFLGLAFAMITRILLLLSITWVMQLKNPLFAVFSHQISGKDLILILGGLFLLWKSTKEIHHKIEGAHEEAHTASKGRAALSSILIQIAILDIVFSLDSVITAVGMVDDIMVMVIAVMIAVGFMMVFAGTVSDFISRHPTVKVLALSFLLLIGTTLIAEGFHVHFQKGYVYFAMAFSIMVEFLNIRMKSKAEKKAAALAAGK from the coding sequence ATGTCTTGGGTCTCCAGCCCGGAGGCATGGATCGCGCTCGCCACCCTCACGGTGATGGAGATCGTCCTGGGGATTGATAACATCGTCTTCATTTCCATCTTGGTAGATAAGCTGCCCATGGCCGAGCGCGCCCGCGCACGCTTCCTGGGCCTCGCCTTTGCGATGATCACCCGCATTTTGCTGCTGCTCTCCATCACCTGGGTCATGCAGCTCAAAAACCCGCTCTTTGCCGTTTTCAGCCATCAGATTTCGGGCAAAGACCTCATCCTCATCCTAGGCGGCTTGTTCCTGCTGTGGAAAAGCACGAAGGAGATTCACCACAAGATCGAAGGGGCCCACGAAGAGGCTCACACAGCCAGCAAGGGCCGCGCTGCCCTCAGCTCGATCCTTATCCAGATCGCCATTCTAGACATCGTTTTCTCGCTGGATTCCGTCATCACCGCCGTCGGCATGGTGGATGACATCATGGTCATGGTCATCGCCGTGATGATCGCCGTCGGCTTCATGATGGTCTTCGCCGGCACGGTGAGTGACTTCATCAGCAGACACCCGACCGTGAAGGTGCTGGCCCTTTCCTTCCTCTTGCTCATCGGCACCACGCTGATCGCGGAAGGCTTCCACGTTCACTTCCAGAAAGGCTACGTCTATTTTGCCATGGCCTTCTCCATCATGGTCGAGTTCCTGAACATTCGCATGAAGAGCAAGGCCGAGAAAAAAGCCGCAGCTCTGGCCGCAGGGAAATAA
- a CDS encoding SpoIIE family protein phosphatase: MDLPKVVNGMNIWPMRHHTHTEAGGDEENEDFLLMRPHPQDNSVWIACIADGQGGRFNGAVAAQTACTSYYEQAARLSSRDLFHEKTQQDLFHQVDQAVALTEGFTTFIAVVFDHSSLIGGSSGDSKVYATTRLGSMEELTIQQRKNPPVGSAEAVFEIFTRPLFPKLRLLMVTDGVWKYAGHENVKNALEADAFSEVASVLRAATLTRCGTTLPDDFSLIGIEL, from the coding sequence TTGGATTTACCGAAGGTCGTGAATGGGATGAATATCTGGCCAATGCGACATCACACCCACACTGAAGCAGGCGGCGACGAGGAGAATGAGGATTTCCTTCTCATGCGCCCGCACCCCCAGGATAACTCAGTATGGATCGCCTGCATCGCCGACGGGCAGGGAGGTCGCTTCAATGGGGCCGTCGCAGCTCAGACGGCCTGCACCTCTTATTATGAGCAAGCGGCGCGTCTTTCCAGCCGCGACTTGTTCCATGAAAAGACCCAACAAGACCTCTTCCATCAAGTGGATCAAGCGGTCGCTTTGACGGAAGGTTTCACCACTTTCATTGCGGTGGTCTTCGATCACAGTTCCCTCATCGGGGGTTCGTCGGGAGATTCAAAAGTGTATGCGACGACTCGCCTAGGCAGCATGGAGGAGCTGACCATCCAACAGCGGAAAAATCCACCCGTAGGCAGTGCTGAGGCAGTTTTTGAAATCTTCACGCGGCCTTTGTTTCCGAAGCTTCGACTTTTAATGGTCACGGACGGCGTGTGGAAATATGCAGGTCACGAGAACGTCAAAAACGCTCTCGAAGCAGACGCCTTTTCTGAGGTGGCTTCTGTTTTAAGGGCGGCCACCTTGACCCGATGCGGAACGACTTTGCCGGATGACTTTTCGCTGATCGGAATCGAGCTATAG